The Ignatzschineria rhizosphaerae genome contains a region encoding:
- the artM gene encoding arginine ABC transporter permease ArtM, translating to MLDQFIFILEGVPLSLALTIAALFFGFILAILYTGVLTLWEGKLPAKFMRGFIIFFTGTPLLVQIFLFYTGPGQFEFIKNSFLWSLFSQAWFCAVLALSLNSAAYTAQLFYGAVKNISKNQWEACLALGMSRFEAMKILIPLALRRALPSYSNEIVLIFKSTSLVQGITLLDIMGRARELSGQTYDSITYYAMAGVIYLVINAILIVIAKLMEKRALAFEN from the coding sequence ATGTTAGATCAGTTTATTTTTATTTTAGAAGGTGTACCGCTCAGTTTAGCTTTAACGATTGCGGCACTCTTTTTTGGGTTTATCTTAGCGATTCTTTATACTGGTGTTTTAACGCTCTGGGAAGGAAAACTGCCGGCGAAGTTTATGCGAGGATTTATTATCTTCTTCACAGGAACGCCACTTTTAGTTCAAATCTTCCTCTTTTATACAGGCCCTGGGCAGTTTGAGTTTATTAAAAACAGCTTTTTATGGAGTCTATTTTCTCAAGCATGGTTTTGTGCGGTATTAGCGTTGTCATTAAACTCAGCAGCCTATACAGCACAGCTCTTTTATGGTGCGGTAAAGAATATCTCCAAAAATCAATGGGAAGCTTGTTTAGCATTAGGAATGAGCCGTTTTGAAGCGATGAAGATCTTGATCCCTTTAGCATTAAGAAGAGCCTTACCAAGTTATTCTAATGAGATAGTATTAATTTTTAAAAGTACATCCCTTGTGCAAGGAATTACGCTTTTAGATATTATGGGAAGAGCAAGAGAACTTTCAGGGCAAACTTATGATTCGATCACTTATTATGCGATGGCAGGCGTTATTTATTTAGTAATCAATGCTATTTTGATTGTCATTGCAAAACTGATGGAAAAAAGAGCTTTAGCATTTGAGAATTAG
- a CDS encoding helix-turn-helix transcriptional regulator: MSRISVMQELLKAEQLKREEDLLNTGNIVQLIKNLELKLDQKFDEINPKSQYRLLNIHDVMDLVDQGDKWITEHIAAGTFPPAKVFGGKRKWYQKDIERWIRDMMESTEH; the protein is encoded by the coding sequence ATGAGCAGAATATCAGTCATGCAGGAACTTTTAAAAGCTGAACAGCTAAAACGAGAAGAGGATTTATTAAACACAGGGAATATTGTTCAGCTTATTAAAAACTTAGAATTAAAGCTTGATCAGAAGTTTGATGAAATTAACCCTAAAAGCCAGTATAGACTCTTAAATATTCATGATGTGATGGATTTAGTAGATCAAGGGGATAAATGGATCACAGAGCATATAGCGGCTGGAACATTCCCACCGGCAAAAGTATTTGGAGGTAAAAGAAAATGGTATCAAAAAGATATTGAGAGATGGATTAGAGATATGATGGAATCTACTGAGCATTAA
- a CDS encoding transporter substrate-binding domain-containing protein, with translation MKKKLGLLLVAAGLLSGTVSLAQEKLTIGTNPAYPPFEYKGENNELLGFDIDLMNEVCNVLQKECVYSEQEFDALIPNLRLRRYDAVISGMDITEERAKQLAFSEPYYLNYSIYVSTADKADSIKNVEEMKIGVLSGSTHQQYIRDTYKDAKVSVYPQYPSAMSDLALGRVDVVFGDGEVVRDYIKENDKLVVVGEKVTDPKYFGQGLGIGVGLRNKALVEEINGALKTIKENGKYDEIYKKWFDQ, from the coding sequence ATGAAAAAAAAATTAGGATTGTTGCTTGTTGCCGCAGGACTTTTAAGTGGCACTGTTTCACTGGCACAAGAAAAATTAACAATTGGTACAAACCCTGCATATCCTCCTTTTGAATATAAAGGGGAGAATAATGAGTTGTTAGGTTTTGATATCGACTTAATGAATGAAGTTTGTAATGTATTACAAAAAGAGTGTGTATACTCAGAGCAAGAATTTGATGCACTGATTCCAAACCTTCGTCTTCGCCGTTATGATGCGGTCATTTCAGGAATGGATATCACAGAAGAGCGTGCAAAACAGTTAGCATTTAGTGAACCATACTACCTTAACTACTCAATTTATGTCTCTACTGCTGATAAAGCAGATTCTATTAAGAATGTTGAAGAGATGAAGATTGGTGTTCTTTCAGGTTCAACGCATCAGCAATATATTAGAGATACTTATAAAGATGCTAAGGTTTCTGTTTATCCTCAATATCCATCAGCAATGAGCGATTTAGCATTAGGCCGTGTTGATGTGGTGTTTGGGGATGGTGAAGTGGTTCGTGATTATATTAAAGAGAATGACAAGTTAGTTGTTGTTGGCGAGAAAGTTACGGATCCTAAATATTTTGGTCAAGGCTTAGGAATTGGTGTTGGTCTTCGTAATAAAGCGCTTGTAGAAGAGATTAATGGCGCACTTAAAACCATTAAAGAAAATGGTAAATATGATGAAATCTACAAAAAATGGTTTGATCAATAA
- a CDS encoding ATP-binding protein, translating into MINIYKNIGKGQVNLLCYQVDKNNLDGSPMKIQEIEIADIGGIRYLKLENLDPHMNIICGENGVGKTTMLDAISFIFSGAPSILKRRSGSDKGVVKLKNTTHDNIS; encoded by the coding sequence ATGATTAATATTTATAAAAATATTGGAAAGGGGCAAGTAAACTTACTATGCTATCAGGTAGATAAAAATAACCTCGATGGTAGCCCTATGAAAATACAAGAAATTGAAATTGCTGATATTGGTGGAATCCGATATCTCAAATTAGAAAACTTAGATCCTCACATGAATATCATTTGTGGGGAAAATGGAGTTGGGAAGACTACAATGCTGGATGCGATATCTTTTATTTTTTCTGGGGCACCAAGTATTTTAAAAAGGAGGTCAGGATCAGATAAGGGCGTAGTTAAGTTGAAGAACACTACTCACGATAATATTTCCTAA
- a CDS encoding GMC family oxidoreductase has translation MMMNTYDYIIVGGGSAGCVITHKLIKETDATVLLLEIGPDDKDPFIHMPAGIPFALKKNTFQYETEPEPGLNNRKALVPQGRVIGGGSSVNAMLHVRGNPQDYDDWENLYNCPGWSYKDVLPYFIRAENNESLSSPYHGTHGHIYASEARLRHPISLAYIKAAQEMGFKYVNDFNGPSQEGIGFYQTTTHKGRRASAAYGYLNEVRDNERLSIITGADVRKIIFENTKAVGVEYLHKGKSITCKTNKEIIVTSGSIGSAKLLLLSGVGPQEHLKEMGIDLIANNPQVGKNLHDHLFAPVCAKTPSLTPSLIKYMKGIKMLEVGLEWIENKDGIVASNIVEAGGFLDLDKDGRPETQIHVNPILATSLLNKKAATSDEESHGITLEMANVRPKSRGEVLLRSANPEDQAKITFNYLKEQEDVDGLLAAVKFGLSLLKAPSLKEVVTEVVTPSPELTTDEELIDYIRNTVSTIYHPVGTCRMGDDPNNSAVDMNLKVRGTEGLRVADGSVIPQIPSGNTNIPIIMIAERASDMIIKDYKK, from the coding sequence ATGATGATGAATACTTATGATTATATTATTGTTGGCGGCGGGTCTGCAGGATGCGTCATCACCCATAAACTCATTAAAGAAACAGATGCTACCGTATTATTATTGGAAATAGGCCCTGATGATAAAGACCCTTTTATCCATATGCCGGCAGGTATTCCCTTTGCTCTTAAAAAAAATACTTTCCAATATGAAACAGAACCCGAGCCAGGCTTAAATAATCGCAAAGCCCTAGTACCTCAAGGTCGCGTTATAGGCGGAGGAAGTAGCGTTAATGCGATGTTACACGTCAGAGGCAACCCTCAAGATTATGATGATTGGGAAAATCTATACAACTGTCCTGGCTGGAGCTATAAAGATGTCCTGCCATACTTTATTCGCGCTGAAAACAACGAAAGCTTATCTAGCCCATATCATGGTACTCATGGGCATATTTATGCGAGTGAGGCTCGATTAAGACATCCTATTAGCTTAGCTTACATTAAAGCTGCCCAAGAGATGGGATTTAAATATGTTAATGACTTTAACGGCCCCTCACAAGAAGGAATAGGATTTTATCAAACCACTACCCATAAAGGTCGCCGTGCTAGCGCCGCATATGGCTACTTAAACGAAGTAAGAGATAATGAACGCCTATCCATTATTACTGGTGCGGATGTTCGAAAAATCATCTTTGAGAATACAAAAGCCGTTGGCGTTGAATACCTTCACAAAGGGAAATCAATAACCTGCAAAACAAACAAAGAGATCATTGTCACGTCAGGATCCATTGGTAGCGCTAAACTACTCTTACTTTCTGGAGTAGGTCCGCAAGAACACCTCAAAGAGATGGGAATTGATCTAATCGCCAATAACCCTCAGGTCGGAAAAAATTTACATGACCATCTATTTGCACCTGTTTGCGCTAAAACCCCCTCTCTTACCCCAAGCCTCATTAAATACATGAAAGGCATCAAAATGCTAGAAGTAGGCTTAGAGTGGATAGAAAATAAAGATGGTATTGTTGCATCAAATATCGTTGAAGCCGGTGGATTCTTAGATTTAGATAAAGATGGGCGTCCTGAAACCCAAATCCATGTTAACCCTATTCTCGCGACCAGCCTATTAAATAAAAAAGCCGCAACAAGTGATGAAGAGTCTCACGGTATTACTTTAGAAATGGCCAATGTAAGACCTAAATCTCGTGGTGAAGTATTATTAAGAAGCGCCAATCCAGAAGATCAAGCAAAAATTACTTTCAACTACCTAAAAGAACAGGAAGATGTTGATGGATTATTAGCAGCTGTTAAATTTGGTTTATCGCTATTAAAAGCCCCTTCTTTAAAAGAAGTCGTTACAGAAGTCGTCACCCCATCCCCTGAATTAACTACAGATGAGGAATTAATTGATTATATCCGTAATACTGTCTCTACTATTTATCATCCTGTAGGAACTTGCAGAATGGGAGATGATCCCAATAATTCAGCTGTAGATATGAACTTAAAAGTAAGAGGTACAGAAGGTCTACGAGTAGCAGACGGCTCAGTTATCCCACAAATTCCAAGCGGAAATACTAATATCCCCATAATTATGATTGCCGAACGCGCTTCAGATATGATTATCAAGGATTATAAAAAATAG
- a CDS encoding EexN family lipoprotein — translation MKKIVFLSALALVLTACGDEYSKFRKLTVDDYKENPELREEMTAICKSGKITNGQMEDFEMCRRAYKAHPNYHNFGQ, via the coding sequence ATGAAAAAAATAGTTTTTTTATCAGCTTTAGCTCTAGTGCTAACTGCCTGTGGTGATGAGTACTCAAAATTTAGAAAGCTAACTGTGGATGACTATAAAGAGAATCCAGAGCTAAGAGAAGAAATGACAGCAATATGTAAATCAGGAAAGATCACAAATGGCCAAATGGAGGATTTTGAGATGTGTAGGAGAGCGTACAAAGCTCATCCTAATTACCATAATTTTGGGCAATAA
- the rplI gene encoding 50S ribosomal protein L9, with translation MKVILLEKIENLGSLGDTVDVKPGFARNYLLPQGLATEATPANIVVFEARRAELEAKQADVLAAAQARGEKLAGLVMTIAANAGSEGRLFGSVTAQDIATLITDAGVAVDRKEVRINDGAIRALGEHLVTLHLHADVDVEITVNVAAE, from the coding sequence ATGAAAGTTATTCTTTTAGAAAAAATTGAAAATTTAGGTTCTCTTGGCGATACAGTTGATGTAAAACCAGGATTTGCACGTAACTACCTTCTTCCACAAGGTTTAGCAACTGAGGCAACTCCTGCTAACATCGTTGTATTTGAAGCACGCCGTGCAGAACTCGAAGCAAAACAAGCTGATGTTTTAGCAGCAGCTCAAGCACGTGGTGAAAAACTTGCAGGCTTAGTAATGACTATCGCAGCTAACGCTGGTTCTGAAGGTCGTTTATTTGGTTCTGTAACAGCTCAAGATATCGCAACTCTTATTACTGATGCAGGCGTTGCCGTTGACCGTAAAGAAGTTCGTATCAACGATGGCGCAATCCGCGCACTTGGTGAGCACTTAGTTACACTTCACCTTCATGCAGACGTTGATGTAGAAATTACTGTAAACGTTGCAGCTGAGTAA
- a CDS encoding type II toxin-antitoxin system HicA family toxin: MNSKDLIKMIEKDGWYLVATRGSHHQFKHPTKSGRVTIPHPKKDLPKGTVKNIMKQAGI; this comes from the coding sequence ATGAATAGCAAAGATTTAATAAAGATGATTGAAAAAGATGGATGGTATCTAGTAGCAACAAGAGGTTCACATCATCAATTCAAACATCCGACCAAATCGGGAAGAGTCACAATCCCTCACCCCAAGAAAGACCTACCGAAAGGAACAGTCAAAAACATAATGAAGCAAGCGGGCATCTAG
- a CDS encoding ABC transporter permease subunit (The N-terminal region of this protein, as described by TIGR01726, is a three transmembrane segment that identifies a subfamily of ABC transporter permease subunits, which specificities that include histidine, arginine, glutamine, glutamate, L-cystine (sic), the opines (in Agrobacterium) octopine and nopaline, etc.), which produces MLVAAKTTISLAIVALVLGFLWANILALLELSRWRIIRWPVTFFVSIIRSLPELIVIFLIGLGLPYLFLEFEDVLPESVVDAYFNLLDTYGEFLFFGLGAFALSLIYASYASQTIRGALLAVPRDQWNSGAVLGLSKPATFFYIVMPQMWRHAFPGLSNQWLVLLKDTALVSLIGVHELMKETDYIYSATADGFTWYAMAALIYLVISLVSQKLQDLLYNRITKYDQEPAK; this is translated from the coding sequence ATGCTCGTAGCAGCAAAGACGACCATTTCATTGGCGATTGTTGCATTGGTTTTAGGTTTTTTATGGGCAAATATCTTAGCGTTATTGGAGTTAAGCCGATGGCGTATTATTAGGTGGCCTGTCACATTCTTTGTCTCTATTATTCGCTCGCTTCCTGAGCTGATTGTGATTTTTTTAATTGGCCTTGGTTTACCATATCTCTTTTTAGAGTTTGAAGATGTTTTGCCGGAAAGTGTTGTTGATGCCTACTTTAATCTGCTAGATACCTATGGTGAGTTTCTTTTCTTTGGTTTGGGGGCTTTCGCGCTCTCTTTGATCTATGCATCTTACGCATCACAAACAATTCGTGGAGCGCTTCTTGCTGTCCCTAGAGATCAGTGGAATTCAGGAGCTGTTTTAGGGTTATCAAAACCTGCGACATTTTTCTATATTGTCATGCCGCAAATGTGGCGCCACGCTTTTCCAGGATTAAGTAATCAATGGTTGGTATTACTTAAAGATACTGCGCTTGTTTCATTAATAGGAGTTCATGAATTAATGAAAGAGACAGATTATATCTATAGTGCAACCGCTGATGGCTTTACTTGGTACGCTATGGCAGCGCTGATTTATCTTGTTATTTCGCTTGTGAGTCAAAAATTACAAGATTTACTCTACAACCGTATTACTAAATACGATCAAGAGCCAGCGAAATAG
- the rpsR gene encoding 30S ribosomal protein S18: protein MSRYVRRRKYCRFTAEGVKEIDYKDVNLLKNYVTETGKIVPSRVTGTSARYQRQLATAIKRARYIALLPYTDQH, encoded by the coding sequence ATGTCACGTTATGTTCGTCGTAGAAAATATTGTCGTTTTACCGCTGAAGGCGTTAAAGAAATCGACTACAAAGATGTAAACCTCTTAAAAAACTATGTTACAGAAACAGGTAAAATCGTACCTAGCCGTGTAACTGGTACTAGCGCACGCTATCAGCGTCAACTTGCAACTGCAATCAAACGCGCACGCTACATTGCATTGCTCCCATACACAGATCAACACTAA
- a CDS encoding type II toxin-antitoxin system HicB family antitoxin, with translation MLFHLVIHKDEDSTYGVTIPSLEGAFSHGDTLEEAVLNSKEAIQFHLEGILEDGIEPDFKHLTLDEIKTNPDYQGADLISVDIDTSAYTLKPERFNVSWPRYLIKEVDQYTTQHPDTRSSFLAKAAKKYIEQNP, from the coding sequence ATGTTATTTCACTTAGTGATTCATAAAGATGAAGATAGTACCTATGGAGTAACTATCCCATCCTTAGAGGGGGCTTTTTCTCATGGTGACACATTAGAAGAAGCTGTATTAAACTCAAAAGAAGCAATCCAATTCCATCTTGAAGGAATTCTTGAAGATGGGATCGAGCCTGATTTTAAACATCTCACATTAGATGAGATCAAGACTAATCCTGACTATCAAGGAGCTGATCTGATCTCCGTTGATATTGATACATCTGCTTATACACTTAAACCTGAACGATTTAATGTTAGCTGGCCAAGGTATCTCATCAAAGAAGTAGACCAATATACAACTCAGCATCCTGATACTCGCTCAAGCTTTCTTGCTAAAGCAGCTAAAAAATATATTGAGCAGAATCCTTAA
- a CDS encoding XRE family transcriptional regulator: MRFNPDKLVFARELRGYSQKQLADKLEVSSRTIHHYENGEYIPDIEKLSETLSIEKEFFYGNSFEEISSQKVSFRALSKMTQRVERQVNRNLETAIEFNDWLESKFDLIKADLPDLSLYEPQAAAIELREQWGLSNRPIGDMIALLEKHGIRVFSLNIPDLALDACCTWRNDTPFVFLNLGKSAERVRFDAAHELGHLVMDVNGFAKGKTHRETEKAMNEFASAFLMPKDTVQQRTPEFITVDDLITLKKNWKVSVAALAYRMQSLGLVSEWVYSRVLSPEMSKRGYRTEEPEGIPMETSTVLTQIAEILKEDKISLKMITKEIGATSVNDISSFLFDIDFMKDYELSVVHNKGTVVKSSHKKPTLTIVK; encoded by the coding sequence ATGCGTTTTAATCCAGATAAGTTAGTTTTTGCGAGAGAACTACGAGGATATTCTCAAAAACAGTTAGCAGATAAATTAGAGGTATCCTCAAGAACTATTCACCATTATGAAAACGGTGAATACATACCAGATATTGAAAAATTATCTGAAACGTTAAGTATTGAAAAAGAGTTTTTTTATGGAAACTCATTTGAAGAAATATCTTCACAAAAAGTAAGCTTTAGAGCTCTATCTAAAATGACTCAGAGGGTAGAGCGGCAAGTTAATAGGAATTTAGAGACAGCAATTGAATTTAATGATTGGCTTGAGAGTAAGTTTGATCTAATTAAAGCAGACTTACCAGACCTTTCACTTTATGAGCCTCAAGCTGCAGCAATAGAGTTGCGTGAACAGTGGGGATTATCAAATAGGCCGATTGGGGATATGATTGCCTTGCTTGAAAAGCACGGTATTAGAGTATTTTCTTTAAATATTCCTGACTTAGCTTTAGATGCTTGTTGTACTTGGCGTAATGATACTCCTTTTGTTTTCTTAAACTTGGGGAAGAGTGCTGAAAGAGTTCGATTTGATGCTGCTCACGAACTAGGACATTTAGTCATGGATGTCAATGGTTTTGCAAAAGGCAAAACACACCGTGAAACTGAAAAAGCAATGAATGAATTTGCTTCAGCATTCTTAATGCCAAAAGATACAGTGCAACAAAGAACACCAGAGTTTATTACTGTAGATGATTTGATTACTTTGAAAAAAAATTGGAAAGTTTCTGTTGCAGCTCTTGCATATCGAATGCAAAGTTTAGGGCTTGTTTCAGAGTGGGTATATTCAAGGGTGCTATCCCCCGAAATGTCTAAGAGAGGATATAGAACTGAAGAGCCAGAAGGCATTCCAATGGAAACTTCTACTGTATTAACTCAAATAGCAGAAATCTTAAAAGAAGATAAGATTTCACTTAAAATGATAACTAAGGAAATCGGAGCAACATCTGTTAACGATATTTCCTCATTTCTATTTGATATAGATTTCATGAAAGATTATGAGTTAAGTGTTGTTCACAATAAAGGAACAGTAGTTAAGAGTAGTCATAAGAAGCCTACATTAACTATAGTTAAATAA